A window of the Candidatus Hydrogenedentota bacterium genome harbors these coding sequences:
- the rpsK gene encoding 30S ribosomal protein S11 codes for MAKEKRKAKVKKRKLALNVTSGIAHIQATFNNTIISITDMQGNVISWSSAGQAGFSGSRKSTAFAAQVAAEQAGKKALDMGLREVRAYVNGPGAGRESSIRAIQACGLTVTLIRDVTRIPHNGCRAPKRRRV; via the coding sequence GTGGCAAAAGAGAAGCGTAAGGCTAAGGTAAAGAAGCGCAAGCTTGCCCTGAATGTGACCTCGGGCATCGCCCACATCCAGGCCACATTCAACAACACGATCATCTCGATCACGGACATGCAGGGCAATGTGATTTCGTGGTCCAGCGCGGGTCAGGCGGGCTTTTCGGGCTCGCGCAAGAGCACGGCGTTCGCCGCCCAGGTGGCCGCCGAGCAGGCCGGCAAGAAGGCTCTCGACATGGGGCTGCGCGAAGTGCGCGCCTATGTGAACGGGCCCGGCGCGGGCCGCGAGTCCTCGATTCGCGCGATTCAGGCCTGCGGGCTGACGGTCACGCTGATCCGTGACGTGACCCGCATCCCGCACAACGGGTGCCGCGCCCCGAAACGGCGGCGGGTCTGA